In Chryseobacterium gotjawalense, the following are encoded in one genomic region:
- a CDS encoding TlpA family protein disulfide reductase: MKKLIQLFLLLISTIFFAQKVPEINKTEFSEEALNQKITALEGKKISISDVLKKHEGRILIIDFWASWCRDCILALPATKELKEKNPEIDFVYFSLDRSHEQWKRGLDKYEITSQENYWFDEGWKNNFNNYIDLNWVPRFMIIDQTGKIAKYYSIHPNDQDIQTTIDSLKQKSF; encoded by the coding sequence ATGAAAAAACTAATTCAACTATTTCTATTATTAATTTCAACGATATTTTTTGCACAAAAAGTTCCCGAAATTAACAAAACCGAATTTTCAGAAGAGGCTTTAAACCAAAAAATAACCGCTCTGGAAGGAAAGAAAATTTCCATCTCAGATGTTTTGAAAAAACACGAAGGCCGAATCTTAATTATTGATTTCTGGGCGAGTTGGTGTCGCGACTGTATCCTCGCACTGCCTGCTACAAAAGAGTTAAAAGAAAAAAATCCCGAAATAGACTTTGTGTATTTTTCGCTGGACCGTTCCCACGAACAGTGGAAAAGAGGATTGGATAAATATGAAATTACCTCCCAGGAAAATTATTGGTTTGACGAAGGTTGGAAAAACAATTTCAATAATTACATCGATTTGAATTGGGTGCCACGATTTATGATCATTGATCAAACCGGTAAAATTGCCAAGTATTACTCCATTCATCCGAACGATCAGGATATTCAGACAACGATTGATTCTTTAAAACAGAAGTCTTTTTAA
- a CDS encoding DUF2461 domain-containing protein has protein sequence MIKNETLSFLKTLERNNNRVWFNENKDQYEKAKDDVLSFVETLIQEIAEFDEEILKIDPKKSLFRIYRDTRFSKDKTPYKTHFGVSLGMGKGSKISGYYLHIEPGKSFLAGGVYNPEPAILKEIRKEISASGDDFLKILEQNDFRNNFRGLSVESKLKRVPTGFEKNHPMAEYLKLKSFTVSHPVSDDSLFAREAAKNFAEIFRSIQPLNNFLELPFH, from the coding sequence ATGATAAAAAACGAAACTTTAAGCTTTCTAAAAACTCTCGAAAGAAACAATAACCGCGTCTGGTTTAATGAAAACAAAGATCAATACGAAAAAGCGAAAGACGATGTGTTATCTTTTGTTGAAACTTTAATTCAGGAAATTGCTGAATTTGATGAAGAAATTTTGAAAATTGATCCTAAAAAATCTCTGTTTCGAATTTATCGTGACACGCGTTTTTCTAAAGATAAAACTCCGTATAAAACGCATTTCGGCGTAAGTTTAGGGATGGGAAAAGGCAGTAAAATTTCGGGATATTACCTGCATATCGAACCGGGCAAATCTTTTCTGGCTGGCGGAGTTTATAATCCGGAACCTGCGATTTTAAAAGAAATCCGAAAGGAAATTTCGGCCAGTGGTGACGATTTTTTAAAGATTTTAGAACAGAACGATTTCCGGAATAATTTCCGTGGATTAAGTGTAGAAAGCAAATTAAAAAGAGTTCCCACCGGTTTTGAAAAGAACCATCCGATGGCAGAATATCTGAAACTGAAAAGTTTTACCGTTAGCCATCCGGTTTCTGACGATTCACTTTTTGCCCGGGAGGCAGCCAAAAATTTCGCGGAAATTTTCCGGAGTATTCAACCGCTGAATAATTTCCTGGAATTGCCTTTCCATTAA